A single genomic interval of Coccidioides posadasii str. Silveira chromosome 1, complete sequence harbors:
- a CDS encoding uncharacterized protein (EggNog:ENOG410PS02~COG:S~BUSCO:9861at33183), with product MAVPSVLATRSTPWRHLYRSLLRECTYLPDPIASGYMHNYIRSGFRESVSEHKIRGLKPIQKLHRHRRFRKLLSLLHRANQGYLKSLQRVLFLSYGRIGKRRNFLMRPLLGDQKKIETYGDDWEPPSALLTLVRDQSRRKAVSELKLRRNVKVFEPPIPKTNSWGRPTPFKRRVNIRRKWHQSLMNSVLPMLPEQEWEVLQGLASGKAPWSAPKRRKTPASHQQDTLLTPEFIVYGPPKGPTFATYLKGRPHNITRKFMENIWKKVCTLTPKMTWDETKDKWSITWGLLDVPRRHPSRKLDPEKGATLFQGIDPRTGLTERQKSNKAKI from the coding sequence ATGGCTGTGCCTTCGGTGCTAGCTACCCGCTCCACGCCATGGCGGCATCTCTACCGGTCCCTTCTGCGCGAATGCACATATCTCCCCGACCCGATCGCTTCAGGCTACATGCACAACTACATTCGCTCGGGCTTTCGAGAGAGCGTCTCCGAGCACAAAATACGGGGCCTGAAGCCGATTCAGAAGCTGCATCGGCACCGACGATTCCGGAAGCTCTTGTCGCTCCTCCACCGTGCCAATCAGGGATATCTAAAGTCGTTGCAACGAGTGCTCTTCCTCTCGTACGGCAGGATTGGAAAGCGACGCAATTTTCTCATGCGCCCATTGCTTGgagatcaaaaaaaaatCGAAACCTACGGCGATGATTGGGAACCTCCCAGTGCCCTTCTAACACTGGTAAGAGATCAATCCAGACGGAAAGCGGTTTCCGAGCTGAAACTGCGACGCAACGTGAAAGTGTTCGAACCGCCTATTCCCAAGACAAACAGCTGGGGGAGGCCAACACCGTTCAAACGTCGTGTGAATATCCGGAGGAAATGGCATCAATCGCTGATGAATAGTGTTCTTCCAATGCTACCGGAGCAGGAATGGGAAGTCCTTCAAGGCCTAGCTTCTGGGAAAGCACCGTGGAGCGCTCCTAAGCGGAGGAAAACCCCAGCATCTCACCAACAAGATACCCTGCTTACACCTGAGTTCATCGTCTACGGCCCGCCAAAAGGCCCTACGTTTGCAACGTATCTAAAAGGCCGGCCTCATAACATTACCCGAAAATTCATGGAGAATATATGGAAGAAGGTATGCACTCTTACGCCGAAAATGACCTGGGATGAAACCAAGGATAAATGGTCAATTACTTGGGGACTACTTGACGTTCCACGGCGACATCCTTCGCGAAAGCTAGATCCGGAGAAGGGGGCCACCCTGTTCCAAGGGATTGATCCGCGGACAGGGCTGACTGAGAGGCAAAAATCGAACAAGGCCAAAATATGA
- a CDS encoding uncharacterized protein (EggNog:ENOG410PIKW~COG:S~BUSCO:8094at33183) — protein sequence MFADTDAGLDINDKNFQYAQENVKRNNLQSRIRVVKTTAEDPLIALGDKVPFERLQFTMCNPPFYESEEEMLASANLKHRPPNSACTGAPVEMVTAGGEESFVQRIIDESLKLRNKVQWYTSMLGKLSSVTKLIEKLLESGNQNWAVTEFVQGSKTRRWAIAWSWRDLRPTMGVARNISSIPKHLLPFPSEFTFHPEFESITFLIHKINDEMKSLQMLWSWDQHASRGLGFAMENVWSRQARRKRQHLIVEGQTAESLSKSIDESKAALGFAVLVKQTGIENVDVIVRWIKGFDSVLFESFCGMLKGKLEPR from the exons ATGTTTGCCGATACTGATGCGGGATTAGATATAAACGATAAAAATTTCCAGTACGCCCAAGAGAATGTGAAGAGGAATAATTTGCAATCTCGTATTCGTGTGGTTAAGACCACAGCAGAAGATCCCTTGATAGCTTTGGGGGATAAAGTGCCTTTTGAGAG ACTACAATTCACAATGTGTAATCCGCCGTTTTATGAATCCGAAGAGGAAATGCTTGCCTCGGCTAATCTGAAGCACCGCCCACCTAATTCG GCGTGTACCGGAGCACCAGTAGAAATGGTTACGGCGGGCGGGGAGGAAAGTTTCGTACAGAGAATAATTGACGAAAGCCTCAAACTTCGCAACAAAGTTCAATGGTACACATCAATGCTCGGGAAACTGAGCAGTGTCACAAAACTTATCGAGAAGCTGTTGGAAAGTGGTAACCAAAATTGGGCCGTCACGGAGTTCGTGCAGGGGTCGAAAACACGAAGATGGGCAATTGCCTGGTCGTGGAGAGATCTAAGGCCAACAATGGGTGTTGCCAGAAACATTTCCAGTATTCCAAAACACCTCCTCCCTTTTCCCTCTGAATTCACATTTCACCCGGAGTTCGAGTCAATCACGTTTCTCATCCACAAGATTAACGACGAAATGAAGTCTCTTCAAATGCTCTGGAGTTGGGATCAACATGCATCGCGAGGCCTTGGATTTGCAATGGAGAATGTTTGGTCCCGGCAGGCGCGAAGAAAGAGACAGCATCTTATAGTCGAAGGCCAAACGGCGGAAAGTTTATCCAAATCTATCGATGAGAGTAAGGCGGCCCTGGGATTTGCTGTCCTTGTGAAACAAACAGGAATAGAGAACGTAGACGTGATTGTGAGATGGATTAAGGGGTTCGACTCAGTCCTGTTCGAGAGCTTCTGTGGAATGCTAAAAGGAAAATTGGAACCGCGATAA